In Leuconostocaceae bacterium ESL0723, the following proteins share a genomic window:
- the plsY gene encoding glycerol-3-phosphate 1-O-acyltransferase PlsY — protein MFKIIIMLVLSYLLGSLVPGYWIGKYIYHTDIRTEGSGNIGTTNAFRILGPVPGVIVLTLDLLKGTLAGLLPYFFHSNVNPMLIGLGAILGHTFSIWIGFKGGKAVATSAGVLLAYNPPFFFMVAGVFVLMMALFSMVSVASLVGFSFATVMSIFYYHDPILSVVAVVLTIFVFYRHRNNFKRIFTGTESLIPFGLYYYYKHKKDA, from the coding sequence ATGTTTAAGATAATTATCATGCTTGTCCTCTCCTACCTACTGGGATCGCTGGTACCCGGTTACTGGATTGGCAAGTATATTTACCACACAGATATTCGAACTGAAGGGTCCGGTAACATCGGTACAACCAATGCCTTCCGGATTCTAGGACCGGTGCCGGGCGTTATCGTTTTAACCTTAGACCTGTTAAAGGGAACCCTGGCCGGCCTACTCCCCTACTTCTTCCACAGCAACGTTAACCCAATGCTGATTGGTCTAGGCGCCATTCTCGGCCACACCTTCTCGATTTGGATTGGCTTTAAGGGTGGTAAGGCCGTAGCCACTTCCGCCGGGGTGCTGCTGGCCTATAACCCACCATTCTTCTTTATGGTAGCCGGGGTCTTTGTCCTAATGATGGCCCTCTTCTCCATGGTTTCGGTGGCTTCCCTGGTTGGCTTCTCCTTTGCCACGGTGATGTCAATCTTCTACTACCACGACCCAATCTTATCGGTCGTAGCGGTGGTCTTGACCATCTTTGTTTTCTACCGGCACCGCAACAATTTCAAGCGGATCTTTACCGGCACTGAAAGCCTGATTCCCTTTGGACTTTACTACTATTACAAACACAAAAAAGACGCCTAA
- the dtd gene encoding D-aminoacyl-tRNA deacylase, translating into MKIVLQRVSSASVAIDQKVVGKIGPGFLLLVGVAPDDEEEDLEYLARKIAKLRVFTDDQGKMNLSIDQIGGSILSISQFTLFADTRKGNRPNFMGAAPARKGDELYQAFNQQLEEYGLTVVPGVFGADMQVELVNDGPVTIIFDSKER; encoded by the coding sequence ATGAAGATTGTCTTACAGCGAGTTTCATCGGCGTCCGTTGCCATTGACCAAAAAGTTGTGGGAAAGATTGGTCCCGGCTTCCTGCTCTTAGTCGGGGTTGCACCAGATGACGAAGAAGAGGACCTGGAATATCTGGCCCGTAAGATTGCTAAACTCCGGGTCTTTACCGATGACCAGGGCAAGATGAATTTAAGCATCGACCAGATTGGTGGTTCGATTCTGTCGATTTCGCAGTTTACCCTCTTTGCGGATACCCGCAAGGGCAACCGGCCCAATTTCATGGGGGCGGCGCCAGCCCGAAAGGGTGACGAACTGTACCAGGCCTTTAATCAGCAGTTAGAAGAGTATGGCTTAACGGTCGTGCCCGGGGTCTTTGGCGCCGACATGCAGGTTGAACTAGTTAATGACGGCCCAGTTACCATTATTTTTGATAGTAAAGAACGCTAA